The nucleotide window gaggaaggctgtagtgtagacactgacataattaggttgacgtaagcttcCTTACAtgaacctaactgtgtagtgtagacctgccctgaatgTACAGTATATATACTTGCACAGTATATGCTCTGCCACCCTAGATTCTGAATGCCCTCTGTTTATTCACAGGTCAGGTGTAGTACAGATCACTGAAGTGATTATATGTCCATGTACTTCATGAGATCTAAGGAAACTACTCTTCAGAATGAAAAGTGTTTCAGTTTACATGCTTCTTCAGTTACATATCAATAAGCAGACAATGCAAACTAGGGTAAGTTCTATCAAAACTTGCGGGCTTTGATGTAGAAAACATTTACTTCATATATTTTGTCAGTTCTCTTAACTAGTAACAGCCAAATAAAATTTTAAGAATCTGTTCACTCTTGTGCTCGCTATCTTTTCTTTATGTTAAATATTCATTTCCATTCTAACCCATCAGAAGACTTAAGAAAATAAGGGCTGAGGCTGTGATCTTGGAATGCAGTTCCTTTTCAATCACGTTTCCTGATGTTAATTTAATATTTCAACACTTGAAGAAATGTACTTAATTTACTGGAATCTGTAGTGCTGTCTGGCTGCCCTATTAGGATTAGCACTGTGTTCTCTGATTTTTAGGATATCAATTACAATACATTCTCCCTACTGTCTGGAAGCAGTTCATTTGATTGTATGATGCATACTGTAAACTAGATAGCTGAAGTGCCCAAATATTtagaaattaaaatttaaaattctaacatatttaatatttcaaatttaaaattctatttaaaattattattctATTTATAATTCTAAACTAGAATTTGAGTGAATTTCTACTTTGCTGTCCATGCTGACTACATATATTAACACttacgtttgctttttttttatagCTTGTTCTTCCTGATTGGATTTTTCCAGTTCTGTTGGATGTTTAACTATAGCTATGGCAACAAGAGTAGAGATCAACTCTGCTCTAGCATCCTTAACAACAATACCTGACTTAAATGAAATTACAAGTGAGGATAAAACACAACGCACATACATCAACCCTCTTTTGGATGCAAGTAATAAGGCTGGTCAACCTTCTAATCCTTCGGCACCAATAATtcttgaagaaaaaaacaaatttgGGAGCACTTGGAGACCAGCAACTATGCCTACTCCTGGATCAAGGCCAAGGCTTTCTCCAAAGCCATTTTCTAAGGAGAAACCTTCAGATACTTTTGCGAATGTGAAACCTCCTGTTACTGCTCTCAAACCAAGTAATTTTGTCCCCAAGTTTTCTGTGTATGGACAGCCTACTGAAGAAACGACATCTGATAAGGTGTTAAGTGGAGATGTCCCTCTATTAGTAGATCAAAAACTAATTGAAAATGAAAGTAAAGGCAACAATGAATTAGTCACAAATGTGGCCTTTTATTCCAGTCCCAGTAGAAATACTGTGATTCTTTTTGAAACAGCTAGCACTGAGAAATCCAAGGTAAATTTAACACAAGGTAAAATATCTGTTGATGAGCACAGAACACTTGGCACTATACAGACAAAAGAGTGGCAAGGTAATGCAAAGCCTGAGATGATATCTCCGCCATCAGTGACTTCCAGAAAACCTGAAGGTGGTCTGCATAGGCAAATATCTTTTTCATCAGACCCCAGACCAGTCTCCTGGAATCCTCACCAGTCTGATGGAAAAAAAGACACATGTGAAGATCCTATAGGTGAGAGAACCAACGATGTTGCAAAATATGCCAACAGCGAAGTTGGCTTATTAACTGAAGTGCAACGAAAGCTAAAACATAGACCAGTATCTGCTGTTTTTCTGGAATCGTTAAAAGATCAAAAGCGTAGCAATTTGGAAGTCTCCGAAGAAAAATCTCCTACAGAGAAATCATGGGTTAGAAAACCAAGGCCTTTGTCCATGGATCTAACTGCCAAATTTGAAAATAAAGACCTTTCTCTGTGCAAGAAAACTTGTCCATCTGATGAGATTAAGGAGAATGTACCAGTAATTCACTTCACTGATATAGGCTATCAAGAACAGTCTGAAATGAGGTCTAAAGCTGAAGAAATAGAATTGAATAAAGGTGATCCCTCTAAATCAAATTTGAAATGTAACAATCAGGACACTGACTTTCTTGATGTTAAAAACAAATCTAGTGAGCAAAACCAGAAAGTCTTTCCAAAAGATTTAGACTCATCCAGCCCAAATTATACAAAAGACTTGATACAGATCTCTGCAAAAGATAAAAAATACCCTTGGGAAACTAAACAGAAATCTAAAGAtgaacaaaatgagaaaaaaatggaCATTGTAACTAACTTACATGGATCAGAAAAAAACAAGGAGATGGCTaataacaaaagcaaaacaattgAAGAGGTGGAAATATTGGATCAAAAGGAAACTTCCAGAGTTTTAGCCAGTGAAAATTCTGCAGATTcctcaaaaaaagaaaacaagaccTTGAGGGGGAGCGTTAAAAAACACATCCGTTTGTTTGCTGGCTCAGAAAGCAGCACTACTCCAATGGATACCGAGCCTCTCCTGGCAGCCACTGAGAGGGAAAACAGAAATGTGAACATCCAACAGAGAATCAGAGAACTGACAACAGAAAATACAGATGTTAAGCCTGGAAATCTACGCAGATCACTCAAGTCGCGACCACTTTCTGCGGACTTAACAAAGAAGTAAGTTACAGAAGAGACGTTTTCAATTAGTACAAATAAAAAAAGTCAGATATCACAGTTCCTCGCTTgtaattttcaaatataatttttcTTAGAATTCTGCTTAATCCGTTGCTCATAATTTATCTTGACAGTGGCTGCAAAAGTACACTGTCAGTCATATTAATTCTTGCATGCTACCTTAGCAGTCTCTCACTACTGCTTGAGTTTTATTTACATGTTTTGAAATCCAGGTATGAAAAATATAGCTCACACTGTTATGTATTTCCAAAGATTCATAATATAACCCGAGTTTTCATTTGTTTAATGTGCTCTTTTCACTTCCATCGTGTTAGTCTTActatttgctttattttattttcaaaatacttCTAAATAATTTTTTGCATTTGGCACAAATTAGGGTAGACCTTTATCAGTGTCACCTCAGTGACACTATATACTGTCAGGTTTTGCGCCAGATTGGAATTTTATTTCACCCTCATATCAAGGTCCACAGATCCATGGTTCTGCATCTGGAGGAAGCAGGGAAGCAGATGAGAGCTGTTACTTGCAGGGCAGGGCTTAAGTGCCTTCCAACTGATGTTTTGCCTGTTTAGAGCAGGCAGACACTGCAGAGATCTGTGGTATAGAATActatttgaaataataaaaataataatcgtAAAGGAAACAGGGCTTTTGAGTTTTAGAAGTACATAGCAATCCCAGTTTGGCACAGACTTTATTTTGATGAATCCGGGTGCCTTTCTTCTTACTGATGAGGCCTACTTCTTTGGTCCATGCCTCTTTACATCATGTCAGGCAGTCCACTAAGAAGTGGAAGTTAAAACCCTATAGATCTTGCTTTGCTCTCCTAAATAGATTGCTTGTAATATTATCGAGAGAGAATATCTTACTGGCTTTATATGCTCAAATTTTCAAGTGGTACagtttaacaaaaagaaatcTGAAGTACATATTCCAATGTGAAATTCGCTTTCCAGCATAAAGTTGGATTTTTGATGATGattattgatttgtttttatgTGGGGAAGTGCACTAGGGTTGGGGATGGTGTGGCGAAGTCAACACACCTGAACCCAAGGCCAAAATCATAAAGCAATACCAATCGAATGGTCCAGATTCTGTACAAgacaaaaaaaagtgttttaaatagtCCAAGAAAAGGGCAATATTAGGCACAAATACTTGATGTAATCAGTACAGCATAAACTAGGGTAATAGAGGAAATCTTCCCAGAGGTTATTCACTATGAAAATGTGAACATTGGAGATTGTATAATTTTTCAGAAGAATTTGGTCCTCAAATACTGCAATGATGAGTGTGGGATAAGAGCCTGAACCAAATAGATTTTAACCTAACAGTAAAGTTTATGCAAGAGACAGTGGGAACTTCAACCCATTTTTCAGTAGTCTACTAACTAAATTATGTCCTAAATTCTAGATAATTTTTTCCCAAGGTAGAAAATAAACTATATCTAGCTTGTTAACTGTAGAGAAGGTTTGGGCTTTGTTTGCCAATAGTTCAGGCATACATAAACCATTGAATCAAGATAAGATTTGTGCTGTGAAATAATGTGATTTCTCCAATAGTATGTATAAGAAATTAATTggagcattttaaaattatatgaaaAGAAATATGTCAAATATTGTGCATTTGGAAAATATGCATATTGGGCAACTAACTAAAGTTGTTTAATGTCATCCATACTTAAAAGAAATAACAAATTTTTGCAACAGGTTTTCAAGCCCAGCATCAATCAATGAAATTAAACCTGAGAAACCTACTGAATTGAATAGTGATGTTACTAGTGAAACACAAGAAAATCAAAAGGTAAGAAAGTGGCACTAACAGACTTGGTCTTCCAAACAGAATTGTATTTATAATTTATATTGCACTATGCTGTGTCACATATGGCTATAGAAAGCAATGAGTTAGAAACTGCCATTGTGAGTATTCAGAATAGCATAATCTTAATAGGCTTATTTTGGTAATTCCTTCTTTAGGCCACCCTGGTAATGTACAGAAATCATGTACATGTTTGGTTAATATATATGTGTGCAAAACTATAGACCATGACAATAGCCTTACACCTATTAACTTCTTATGAAACTTCTGAAGTATCCTATATTAATGCAAGCTTTTATAATATCTCATTATATTAAACATGCTTTGCATTTTCTACCAACTCCTCCTGTAACATTTAATTCTAATGGTCTATGACAACATAGTGCTACATAAAGAATCTGGAGTGTCTTATGCTGgccacttttaaaaattgatgaATATATACAATAACTTAGTTTCTAAGCATAATACTTAAGTTGTGCAAAATATAACTTTTCTGCTTAAAACTATAAAATCGTTGTGTATATGAAGATTTAATATTGTTATTTTAGGCATATTTTTCTTAAGTCCCTTGATGTTTGGGCATggatcttttttcttcttctcttcttcGGACCTGGTTACAGCACAGTACTACTTTAAAGAAAAACGCCAATTTGATATAAGAGTCTAATGAGTTAATTTTGAAGAAGAGTAATTGAACAATGAACAAAAAATCCAAACTTTACATTTTTATAACTCTCTTGGTTAATGGGAAGCTACTCTCTTCACAAGTTGACCTAAAGTAGGACTGAATAAATTTGCTTTGTCAATTAGAAAACTCAGGAAATCAGAAAGTTTAAAAGATTTATAAATAAGTTCCACAgtataacaaggagtctggtggcaccttaaagactaacagatttatttgggcataagctttcgtgagtaaaaacctcacttcttcggatgcatagagtgaaagttacagatgcaggcattatatactgacacatggagagcagggagttacttcacaagtggagaaccagtgttgacagggccaattcaatcagggtggatgtagtccactcccaataatagatgaggaggtgtcaattccaagagaggaaaagctgcttctgtaatgagccagccactcccagtccctattcaagcccagattaatggtgttgaatttgcaaatgaattttagttctgctgtttctctttgaagtctgtttctgaagtttttttgttcaatgatagtgacttttaaatctgtaatagaatgaccagggagattgaagtgttcacttactggcttatgtatgttaccattcctgatgtccaatttgtgtccatttattcttttgcggagggactgtccggtttggccaatgtacatggcagaggggcattgctggcacatgatggcatatatgacattagtggatgtgcaggtgaatgagcccctgatggtgtggctgatgtggttgggtcctctgatgctgttgccagagtagatatggggacagagtaggcaacgaggtttgctacagggataggttcctgggttggtgtttctgtggtgtggtgcgtagttgctggtgagtatttgcttcaggttggggggttgtctgtaagcgaggactggcctgcctcccagggtctgtgagagtgagggatcattttccaggataggttgtagatcgtggataatgcgctggagaggttttagctgggggctgtatgtgatggccagtggtgttctgttattgtccttgttgggcctgtcctgcagtaggtgatttctgggtaccagtcttgctctgtcaatctgtttcctcacttccccaggtgggtattatagttttacgaatgcttgataaagatcttgtaggtgtttgtctctgtctgaggggttggagcaaattcggttgtatcacagggtacccagaaatcacctactgcaggacaggcccaacaaggacaataatgTATCACAAAAACTAACTTAGTTTTTCGTTAACACTATTCCTCCTCTAACAGTGGCTCAAGTTGTGAAATGTGCTCAGAATTGCTTGCCCCCCACAGCCTGTAGCAGCTGTTCTTCATTATTTCCTCAAACTTCAATtcctgattattttattttttattcatagCCATTAGTAAAGTGCTCTTTGCCATAGTATCTATCTCTCAAACAAGAATGAATTAATCTTTGCCACATCTTGATGAGGGAATTATTATTTCCctttctaaaaagaaaaattaaggcACAGAAAGGTTGTGTGATTTGACCatggttacacaggaagtcagtggcagacctgAGGAtggaagccagatctcctgagtcctatcCCTGTGGCTCAGGCAGACCATCTTTCTTTCTCCTTATTTCTTTCTACTAGCAAGTTCTGACTATCATTCATGAGCCTTCTATCCCTTAATGGTCTATACCCAAGATTCCTGAGGTCTCTTGCATGGCAGTATGGAGTACTAATAATTTATTCATTTAGCTAGCCAGTAATACCATATCTTTTGGGAAAAGCTGGCTTTTACAAAATAtggtataaatatttatattctacTGTATTTTGAGTGGCAATGCCTTTTCTGGAGTATAACTTGGCTTCAAGTAATCACTGCAGATTAAAATATACCACGGAAGTCTGAATCCAGGAATTCTTCatgcatttaattttaatttgttaTATTAAAACACTCAAATGGTAAGCGATTCTGATGTAAAGAGGGCTTATCCTTGGGTTTGCAAGTTTACCTTGTACCAATATTTGAATCTGTTTGTTAGTTTGCTTAgggaatagtgtgtgtgtgtgtgtgtgtgtgtgtgtgtaatacataCTCAATACATAAATACAGACTAGGTAGTACGATGTTGCagatcatcttttttttttttttttttaaatcaacttctaactgttgaatttttttgtttaagaGTAAGGAGATGAAGCCTCCTCCTGGAACAGACTGTGCTGAGACCTGTGCTGTTGGGAATCAGTGGAAACCACGACAGACAGTAAAAATATCAGAGAAAGCGGGTCAGATCGAAAGAAAAGGAAGCTTTCTGAGAGAGAGGCAAAATTTCTCTTTGCAGGGTGAAAACTCTGTGTCAGCCACAAATAAcgttgaaaaaaaattaaaacccacCATTCCTGCAGAAAAGACCCATTTAAAAACTGTCCGAGCCACCATGTTTGACCACAATGTCCAGAGGCATAATGTTGCTGTTGGTCAACCTGTAATTGATCCTACACAAAAGCTGACTAATGAATTTGAAGGCAAATATGATGTTGTGACTTTACTAGGCCATAACAGAAGATCTGGGATGGAAAAAGAATTACAGGAGAAAACTAGTTCAAAGAGAGAGTGTCACAGTCAGTCTGATGTATCAGGGTATGTAGCAGATGCAGAAAAACGTGGAAAAACAATTTATGTAAATGAAGACAAGAAAATTGCTCATGCAgttccagtggaaaaatattcTTCATGTGAGAAATGTGAAAAACCCACTCCTAAGCATGTAGAGGACTCTCTAATTTACCAACGAATAGAGCCAAGATATGAAATCCTTCAGACTTTTGGTGAAAGAGCACTTAGTGAAGCTATTACAGTCGTTCCTGAAGATAAGGCTGTGACACTCAGAACTAGAAAATCTTCtgtgaaagagaagagaaaacctGATGGGAATGTCTTACATGCTGATCAGCTGTGTGGGCTAGATAATAAAACTGACCCATTGAAAGAAGGTAGTTTTATTTCAGAAACTAAAGACATGTTGGAAACTTCTACAAAAAAGTTTACTTTTAGGGAACCTAAAGATATCTTCAACAGCAAATGTACTTTTCATGAACAGATAACAGAGTACAATAAAAATCAGAGCAAACCGGTATTTATAACTGAGAAATCCTCTTATGCTACAAACAAAAGTAAGGATTTGGGGATAGCAAATGAAAAAATGACACAACTGCATCCTgaaatgcaaaaagaaaagaatgaaatCTCTTGCACAGATAAAACAGAGAGCTCGAACGTGACCAAATACTTTTCTGAGAGAGCTGGTATAAAACCAGTTAGGACAGATGGCTATGAATCCAGAGCTGACTTGGGTCAAGATGTTATTTCAACCAGTGCCAATAAACATGGGAGTCAAATTTCAGTGCCTGGATATAGCCAATTGTATAAACCCTCCGTGGACCAACATCCTAGCACAGAAGTAATAACTGCTGATAAAGAGAAATCCAGAGTTTTTGGATTAAGGAAATATCCAGACTCAAAATGGGGAAGAAAAGATTTAGGCTTAGATGTTGCAGCCCTTGAAAATGAAAGAGACAAACTCAGATTAGTAGAACCAGAAGAAAAAGTCAGAAGAACCAGTAGTAGTGTTTCTGACCTTAAAATTTCGGAAAGATGGCGAAGGAAGACCTTGCCTCAGGACTCTAGCAAGCTAGAAGAAGTTAGCCCACTAACTCAAGAAAGTATTAAAAGGCTGAATAGAACAGATTCATTGCAATTTGATGAAGgtgcaataaagaaaaaaagtaaaagaagcaaagATGGGATAGAATCAAAGGAGGTGAACCAAACAGTTTCAGTCAGTCCTGATGATTATTTGAAGAAGCAGGTTTCTCCCTTTGAACCAAAGGCAACCTATTTTGCAGTTACGTATCAGATTCctgataaaaaagaaaaaagctctgTAAGTACTGTTAATGCAAATGAAAATAACCAAATTACTACAGCGGTTGAAAGTGCACCAATTAATCTGAACTCTGGTTCTTCCAGAAGGTCCAATCCTACACCTCAGCAATCCTATAAAAATGTACTGGGTACACATTGTAAAGATAAGTCCCTAGAGGAATGTGTTAACAAGCATTGGGTTAAAGAGGAAGAACAAAATattctaagtttaaaaaaaatatatccagTGCTTGGAGAGGATGATAATAGGAGGTCTTGTGAGAGAGGGCTGGATCATGCTAAAGAGAAAATTATAGATGTTGATGCTTTCCTCTTAAAGAAGGGCCTGAAAAATATTATTCCAACTGATCTTAAAGGTAGTGGAGGAAAAGTCTCCGCATATCATGAGCCAAAATCCACGCTACACTTCAGGCATTTACACAAAGACAGTGAACTACTTGCACAAAAGAAGTTTGGGGAAAACAGTCATGATGTGTTCAGAGTAAAGACTGAAGACAGGTATAGATCTAGAGTTCTTGATATTGATGCTCTTATGGCAGAATATAAAGAGGAATACATAAAGGCCAGTGACATTCAAGAAAAAAAAGATGACCAGTTCTCTGAAGATCAGAGTATGCTTTATTGGGAGAAGTCAAAGTACAAAAAGAATGTGGCTGATAAAATTCCACACAGCTATAACTGGAAAGATTGGAAGAACTTGGATCAATCTGCTAGTATCACTAAACAAGGTACCTGTGCAGAAGAACACTGCAGGCCTGAGAACTTAACGCTACATGAAAACAGCAAAGAGAAACTGGAGTCCTGTAGCCAAGAATGGAGTAAGCAAAAGTCCAAAGACAGAAAATTCAGTCCTCCCCATTGGGGAAAGCCTAGTTCACTTTCAGATAAACTTATAAATTCACCTGCTGACACTACTGGTATCAGAAAAAAAACGTTTATTATTGATGAGGATCAAGGGAACAATTTAACATCTAGGCTCCAAAATGCAAAGTACATATATAACAAGGTACAGCCTGCAAATCCTATTAGTGTGGACCAAAAACTGGAAGTCAGTTTAGCTTCTGATTCTTCCCCCGATGGTGGTGGTAGCGGCAGCGGCTTATTACAGAAGAAATTGTTCACAAAACAGCAGTTCACAGAGATGTCTGTGGATGATGACTGGCACAAAAATATAATGAGGAGCTCTGTAAATAAGAACAAAGAGACTGCAAACAAAACCTCACATGAGAGTGACTTTTCCAATATGAAGAGCAAAGCGGAGTGGGATGACTATACATCTGGTTTTGGAAATGCACTGCCAGATTTAAAACGATCGTACTCAGAAAAGAGCCGTCCTGCTAAAGCAAGAGGCAGCATGCCTCAGATGCAAGAAACAAAGGAAAGAAGGGACCAGCACCAATTCAGGCAAAGCTTCCCATTGGAAAGTGAAGAAAACAGACTGAAAAAGAGGAGTGCATATCAACAAGAATCTTTCTCCCAGGAAAataaaaaggtatttacaagGCAGTATTTGTTAGAGCCCCTCTTATAACTGTGAAAGTGATGAAGATATTTTGTCATGATTGCTTTCAATCTTGCTGCTTCTGAGTTAGAGCCAGATGCttcgctggtgtaaatcagccttgCTCCGTAGATATTGGTACCAGCGTAAGTGATGCCAGGGGAGGATTTGGCTTTTTGAATATTCTTTTTCTCTGTAATTTCAAAAATCATATATTACTCCTTACAGGGAATATCTCCTTTAAGAGCCAATACTGTAGTAGATCTGTAGTATTCTTTAAAAAGTGGCAAATTACTTACTGACAATATTAAACTACAGCTTTCTTTTGATGTAGAAGTATTGTTTATAAATTGAATTCTTAATGCTGTAGGCACTATTTGTTAAATCTTTCTAGTCACAGCTTTATAAGTCAATAAATGTAACCTGTTTTGAATTGGCATCTCAACTGGGCTGGGGTTTTTGCTTCAGTGAAGGGGAAAACTTTTTTTATAGATGAGTTGGTACTTTCCCTCCCCCAATCTCCTTTCCAGCTACCACTTTTGTGGTCTATTGTTCTCGAAGTGCTGGCAGAGGGAAACCTACTAAGGGTTCTCCTGACAAAAAGGAATTAATGTGCATCACATGCccatgcaggggtgctggaattaGGTGTGCCGGGAGTGCAGCAGCACCtgctggcttgaaatggtttacATCATATacggggtttacagttttgttcaatggctctcagcatccccactataaaaattgttcccatGTCACTGTGCCCATGTCAATGTTGCATAAAATAAAGGTTTTCTGCTTCAGTTAGCCTTCCTTGTTTTGTCTGCTTTGTGAACCAACTTTGAGCTTTCTCTGTAGTTCTCATATTTGaagtaaacaaacattttaagtgGTATTTTTATGTACTCCTTTGAAACAGGACTCTGAAAAAGAATGGACCAAGCAGAATTCTGACAGATCAGGTGGGAAAGACTTGACTGTAGTTCCTATCCAGAGAAGAAGCCATAGTTTTTATAAGGACCGAAGAGCACATAACTGGACGGTAGGCTATTATTTCTTTGCATATTCCACTCATAATcagttgtctttttttttgtGACATTGAAATACCAACTACTCAATATATCAGGACTTCACAGCAGTAGGAGCAAATACACTTGTAACTTCCTGTGCAAAATTTTACATCAGGGTAATGTTATTTTTCCCATGGGGTATCTTACTGCTTTCACATTTGTGTTAAATCATGCAATATATGTAAAGTGCATAATGAAATCCTTTCtagattttaaagggacactttGCAAGTTTTACACCAATTTCTCATAAAACCTTGGAATATTTCAAagtaaatggatttttaaaaaattttcacCAGTTACTCTTTGT belongs to Chrysemys picta bellii isolate R12L10 chromosome 15, ASM1138683v2, whole genome shotgun sequence and includes:
- the KIAA1671 gene encoding uncharacterized protein KIAA1671 homolog isoform X1 yields the protein MATRVEINSALASLTTIPDLNEITSEDKTQRTYINPLLDASNKAGQPSNPSAPIILEEKNKFGSTWRPATMPTPGSRPRLSPKPFSKEKPSDTFANVKPPVTALKPSNFVPKFSVYGQPTEETTSDKVLSGDVPLLVDQKLIENESKGNNELVTNVAFYSSPSRNTVILFETASTEKSKVNLTQGKISVDEHRTLGTIQTKEWQGNAKPEMISPPSVTSRKPEGGLHRQISFSSDPRPVSWNPHQSDGKKDTCEDPIGERTNDVAKYANSEVGLLTEVQRKLKHRPVSAVFLESLKDQKRSNLEVSEEKSPTEKSWVRKPRPLSMDLTAKFENKDLSLCKKTCPSDEIKENVPVIHFTDIGYQEQSEMRSKAEEIELNKGDPSKSNLKCNNQDTDFLDVKNKSSEQNQKVFPKDLDSSSPNYTKDLIQISAKDKKYPWETKQKSKDEQNEKKMDIVTNLHGSEKNKEMANNKSKTIEEVEILDQKETSRVLASENSADSSKKENKTLRGSVKKHIRLFAGSESSTTPMDTEPLLAATERENRNVNIQQRIRELTTENTDVKPGNLRRSLKSRPLSADLTKKFSSPASINEIKPEKPTELNSDVTSETQENQKSKEMKPPPGTDCAETCAVGNQWKPRQTVKISEKAGQIERKGSFLRERQNFSLQGENSVSATNNVEKKLKPTIPAEKTHLKTVRATMFDHNVQRHNVAVGQPVIDPTQKLTNEFEGKYDVVTLLGHNRRSGMEKELQEKTSSKRECHSQSDVSGYVADAEKRGKTIYVNEDKKIAHAVPVEKYSSCEKCEKPTPKHVEDSLIYQRIEPRYEILQTFGERALSEAITVVPEDKAVTLRTRKSSVKEKRKPDGNVLHADQLCGLDNKTDPLKEGSFISETKDMLETSTKKFTFREPKDIFNSKCTFHEQITEYNKNQSKPVFITEKSSYATNKSKDLGIANEKMTQLHPEMQKEKNEISCTDKTESSNVTKYFSERAGIKPVRTDGYESRADLGQDVISTSANKHGSQISVPGYSQLYKPSVDQHPSTEVITADKEKSRVFGLRKYPDSKWGRKDLGLDVAALENERDKLRLVEPEEKVRRTSSSVSDLKISERWRRKTLPQDSSKLEEVSPLTQESIKRLNRTDSLQFDEGAIKKKSKRSKDGIESKEVNQTVSVSPDDYLKKQVSPFEPKATYFAVTYQIPDKKEKSSVSTVNANENNQITTAVESAPINLNSGSSRRSNPTPQQSYKNVLGTHCKDKSLEECVNKHWVKEEEQNILSLKKIYPVLGEDDNRRSCERGLDHAKEKIIDVDAFLLKKGLKNIIPTDLKGSGGKVSAYHEPKSTLHFRHLHKDSELLAQKKFGENSHDVFRVKTEDRYRSRVLDIDALMAEYKEEYIKASDIQEKKDDQFSEDQSMLYWEKSKYKKNVADKIPHSYNWKDWKNLDQSASITKQGTCAEEHCRPENLTLHENSKEKLESCSQEWSKQKSKDRKFSPPHWGKPSSLSDKLINSPADTTGIRKKTFIIDEDQGNNLTSRLQNAKYIYNKVQPANPISVDQKLEVSLASDSSPDGGGSGSGLLQKKLFTKQQFTEMSVDDDWHKNIMRSSVNKNKETANKTSHESDFSNMKSKAEWDDYTSGFGNALPDLKRSYSEKSRPAKARGSMPQMQETKERRDQHQFRQSFPLESEENRLKKRSAYQQESFSQENKKDSEKEWTKQNSDRSGGKDLTVVPIQRRSHSFYKDRRAHNWTDQLRQCFARQPPEAKDTDTLVQEADSQYGTWNEQRHSGDSFVPESPSSESNVVSTRKQPPNSRLSSLSSQTEPASIIDQHDSSKDQRSTSLDRSSTDMDSTDGIVGPLPPDTYPEEKTIDFSFIDQTSRLDSSVLKTRVQLSRRIRHRAPSSHSLRRSRRIESENKLTVMQETDSTWMFKDSSEEKSTKQEDSDEEEKIHQTERSSAMQPQRLPVFPGMDHSVLKAQLRKRQEPESPSEINSAQLFKSQFQQGAPGGRVLPSSAEKENRSEEMSPQWLKELKSKKRQSQPENQV